From the genome of Medicago truncatula cultivar Jemalong A17 chromosome 2, MtrunA17r5.0-ANR, whole genome shotgun sequence:
cttttcatttttgtgaATTGGAAtactatatttattatattttgtagattttttttacttctatATATCTATATGCTAAATATATTGCATCATATCTGGTCTTATCACCATACACGTCGTATCTAATACTCATATCGTATCTTTGCATCATAGTTGAGGATTGATTATCTTACTTACTCCTTTGAAGAAtactatatttataaattttcaacTTTTGTTTGTTGCAGCTGGTCTCCTCGGCGGCGTAGGAGCAGGAGTAGGTCTCCAATGTTAAGACGTTCAGGTGACGTTCATGGTGAGAATGCGAGAAGGGACAAGGCTCAATGCTTTGATTTCTTACGTAGAAAGTGCTATCGTGGAGCATTGTGTAGGTTTTCTCATCATGAATCTGACAAGAATGCTACTTCAAGGCGCTCTAGGAATAAACATGATGCGGAACTCTATTCTCGTGAAAAAAGTTCTCGGATTAATGAAGAAGCGAAGAATATTTCTTCTAAAGTGTCAGATTATGAGCATGATGGAGTCAGAAATCAGGACATAGATCTTCACCAGAATATAACTGGCCAGGAAGTAGTGCAAAGTAAGGAAGATTCTGAGTGCCGTGCTGTTTTGTCTACTACCTTTGGTATCGACGGTCAATCAGTTAATAGCAATCCAAGTTCTGAAGGTATCAGAGAGGATTCTCCTAAGGTGCAGGAAACCTTAGAAGTCAGAGAAAAGTCCAAgacttcaatacaagaaaatgATAGTTTTCAGAACGCAGTAAATTCTCATCAGCAGCAGTTGGTTTATGATTTTCAGCCTGAAGCTTTAACTAGTGATGATGCTTCTAAGCCATCTGATGGTACATCTAAAGATGTTATTCCCTCAGAAGATGGTTCATTTTTTCAGCAACTACAACCCAATGTTTCCGTTGACGTTCTAGAACATTCGGGTGGTACAATTTCTGCTAATGAGGTTTCTGGTAGTGATTCTTTACCATACAAGTTACCATCCACACAACTACAGTCAGCCATTAGTTCTTTTGGTCCATGTGTTGCATCAGAGCAGGCTTCGTTGCACTCTCAGGCTTCTAAAGAGTTACCTCCACAAAGTGTTTCATCAGTGGGATTTCCACCTCATACTTGCCCATTGCCTGCTTTTGTTGGTCCACATTCCCAGGGTGAAAATGCTGTGCATATGCCACAAATTCCAAGCCAATATGGTGTGATGCAGCAAAATGCATTCTTTCCTTTCCAATCCACTGCCAGAGAAAACTTTGAACCTTATCCAGCTCCATTACCGACACCAAATTCTCATTTCAGTGTACCACCTAATAGTTCTTGGACATCCTTGCCACCACCACCGCCACCACCATCACAGGCAGTGTATAATTCTAGTTCAAACTTGGGAGTTGtaaattcatttatttcttCAGAATTTAATCAGACTCAACTGCATTCGAGAACTGACTATGTATCCCAGACTTCCATGATTCCTGGGTTACCAACTCATTCCCAAAGTTCGAAATTTGAGCATCAAGCCTACCCTCCAATGCAGGATAATTCACGAGCTTTCATGCGTACAGAACCTTTCTCTCCCAAGAATCTCCATCAGGGGAACCCAGCATACCAACCGCTTCCAAACTCCACATCTTTTGCCGGCCCGCATCATCCACCAAAACAATTTTCCTGGGATTCAGATGTGAACAGACCACAGCCTTCTTATGGCGGCAGGTTGCCTCCTGAAGGACATTTCAGCACATCTTCCCACATTAATCCATTATCACAGCAGCAGCAATcagttcataattttcaatatacTTCATCTGATGTTAATTTGGCTGGACCTGGAGGGACTGCTACTGTATCCAGATATCCACCAGATATTCCTGATAGCAATCATTCAACTTCTCTTCCGAATTTGGGAGCATCAAGAGTTTCTGCTCACCATAATCCTTATGCATCAACCTTTGAGCAGCCACTTAGTTCAAAACTTAGTTCAAGTTTTTTACGAcaagaaaatgatataaattaTGATAACAATTATGGTCCTTCTAGATATAGGGAAGGAGATAGCGCTGGATCAAGACAGACAGCATCGCCAAAACCAGCAAGAGCTGTTGATCAGAACTTGCCAGGGTCTCATGTACAATATGATCCACTTTTTGATAGCATTGAACCATCATCCTCTTcgaagaaatttgattttgagcAGAAGCAGGAAGTTACTGGTGAATCCAATATCAGCCTAAGGCCTAAAAGTTCTCGCAAGTCTTTGGATACCAAAGAAAAAAAGCATGAAAAGGTTGGGGCTGTTGCCTCGACCAGTTCTCTGAATAATGATGAATATGGTGAGACAGCCGATGCGGAAGTGGGTGCTGTTGAAAATGAGAGCCTAAGTAATGACATGGATGTTGGAAACCTATCTCCAGGGGAGGATGAGATTAATCAGATCAAATCTCCagggaaaagaaagaagagCAAGGATTCCAGATCAATGAAGTTGTTCAAAGTTTCCATTGCAAACTTTGTAAAGGAGGTTTTGAAACCATCATGGCGACAGGGTAATATGAGTAAGGTGGCTTTTAAAACCATTGTGAAAAAGACTGTAGATAAGGTGTCCGGAGCCATGAAAGGCCATCGTATACCCAAATCTCAAGAGAAGATAAGTCAATACATTGACTCATCGCAGCGAAAGTTGACTAAACTTGTGATGGTAATTTATCTTCTCATCactatattttttgtatttaacTCATAGGAAGCATTTAGGTAACTGTTTATGTTGGTTTTCTGTTTATACATCCCTATCTGAAGCTGTGGATACTGCACAGAAATAACTCAGTTCTGCATTTTATAAACAAGTCTGTGTTTGGAGAAAATAACTAGAGTCTGGACACACAGACTTccattttcaaagaaaaactaAACTCTGTAACTTGGTTGAGAGGGCTAGTGCTGTGGATTTGTCTGCATCTTAATCTTAAGGGgctgtttgtttcaagtttactaGATTTATTCCCAAGAATAACTTTCCTTGGAATTTAAGGAATGGGAGTTTTATTcctagatattttaaaaaaagttgtttggttAATATTGTAATATTCTTGGAAACCATTATAATAGGGAGGTTAATAGGTAGTTACACTAGAAATTATTCTCATCTTCATgagaactttattcccacccttttctttGGGAAACTTTTTCTATTCCCAGAAACATTTTATACCcagcaataaaattttaataaacctGCAACAAACATAGGAATACGTATTTCTATCATTTTGTTCCCAAGAATTTCCAAagataacttgaaacaaacgcaccccaagtataaatattttactGATCTAAATTGAAAACTTGCCCATGTGTTGTCTTCTGCTTACTAGTTACTAGATCCAAAATTCTTGATGGTCAACTCGTCTTGCCTGTCTGAAGACAGATTTTAGAGACTATTGAACTTCATAGAACTGCtgcctttttttctctctctatctttttTGATTAAAGAGGATGAGAAGTAAAGCAttacattttaaattaattgtCAGAATTGGAAATTTGGTTTAAGCATAATAACATGCCTTAGTattcaattgatgattactTTCAATGACTTTCATGTCCTACATTTTCTTCAGGGTTATGTTGACAAGTATGTCAAGGTGTGAAGATCGGAAGTGAACTTTGCCAATGTTTTTTAAACATTAAATTGTCAGTCTGCAGACTTTTGTAGAAAATGCCGGTCCTTACCTGGAGTTTGCCCCTCCTTAAATTGAAAAGCGTATCAGATCATGATCTGTGACAATTTTTCATCAGCATTCCATTTCCTGGAGATATCTTGGTCAACTTGAAATGTGTATGTATATTGtgaaatagtttttattttgtagtATCTTCAAGAGGTTCGGCCATAAGTATCGCGAAGTTGGATTTTCCCCAAGTTATCTCTTCTGTTGTTTTAATGAGCTAATAACTTCAAAGAAATTGCAGTCAAAAAATTACCGTAAGAAAAGAGTAAAATTTTCCATTCTTTTTTCTTGTACAAAAGTTCTTTCTTTTGACTTCGAAAGTACTCTGGGTTCCAAAGCGTCTCATGGTTGTAAGAGATCTTGTAGCCTCATCAAATATTTTCCCTGAACCAtggaaatgaaatattttcttgCAGAGATGCTGTTAATCCAAACCGTCTTCTATCGTGGAGGGTTTATGATGCATTATATGTCATGATTAATTATACTGCAAAATGTTACAGgccattttactttttttattttataaatttctgAGGTATTTGCTTACTTCTGAGGAGAGGTATTAATCAACTTCCTCTGGTAGAGTCAGGTTAGCACCTAAGATTAATTCTCTCTGGCAATACCATTCGTTTTCACTGCGTAGCGCAAAAGAGCTTATAGCTTGCAAGTGAATATAATACTATTCTCGTTCGAACATGATTTAGTTTGCATTGTTTCTTGTACCTTCATGTATGTGTACCAGGAGGAGTGATTTAATTTGAAGTTATGATCCTACTACCTCATGAGATAGTAGTATTCAAGGTTTCTATCCTGTCTTTGTTTTTCACGGATTTCTGTAAAATTGAACGAATTAGCACAACaattgtaattttcaaatttattatttaatatatgtaaACACAACCTTGGCATCTTACAGGTCTtccaaatttaaatatatataatgcttaaaataaaattgagatttgaCTTTATAACTAAGTACATGATTTGGAAGTTTCActccctttctttttcttagCTCTTGCATGTACCTTAGACAATATCAATGATATCTTGGTCACTTATTTTCTGTATATGCTAAGCAGCTTTGGCTGGAGTTTGTTAATTTTGTTCATGTCATGGTTGCCTACAATTGTCTTGCAATGATTGCAAGTTTAATTTCATCACAATCTTAACCAATTTCTCAATCCAACTTTTCAAGGTTTTAAATGTATTCAATCATAACAATCATAACATAAGGCGCaatactcattttttttcttttcttctaaaACTGAAGATTTCATGCAACTAGCATGAAATAACTGATACTTAAtgcaaaattccaattttatcgACAcgacaaatataataataatatttcatataagaaacatttttccgagaaaataagaattttttttaatgaaaaatgttagtagttaattgttagattaatatttactcaTTTGTTTTAGTTTGAATCCATAACCTCCGACTCCTTAACCGTTAATTCAAATTAGTTGAGCtacccataaaaataaaatagggttACGATAATGATAACTAGAAAGTAGTCATCTTTCTCTCGGCGCAAAGGAAGGACACTACTTCAAACATGACTTTATCCTTTTTAGTCAAATGAGCTTATAAAacataagttataagctcaaaaacaaatattactGCCCTATATGCATCTTATATAACCCATGGATATCACTTGAGAGAACAAGTCCAACCCCGAGGTAAGAAAAATACCGAAGAAACCCAGAAATTACAATAACATGTAAACccataaaaattggaaaaacaaaaatgggGGAAAACCCCATTAAATTATAGAAGGGGAATGAATTGAGAGAAAAGGGTTTACatttgaaaacataaataaaaagaattctCTATCAAATTTTGTAGAGAGCGCCAAGAAGGATAAATGAagatttttaaaggaaaatgaccttaaaaataaaacataaataaaaatttcaatgtattttaaacaaatttaattaatacttACTTGGTTTACATGTATATTCAAtgatttcctaaaaaaatgtatattcaaTGATGTGTCGTTGCTTCAATTAATAAGTTATCATAAATATAATTGACATGAAATACATTTTACATTATGGGTGTATAATAATTAACGTAATTTTAAAATAGTGTCgatgtattttaaaaattatttgaagtTGTTTGCTCTACAAATTGAGCGGCAATTTGGGTATTGGCTCAAACAAAAACCCTCTCTCAGCTTCGTAGCAttcctttctctttctcttctcaaTCTTAACTCAGGTAGGTGCCTTCTATGAGATTAATATgaagtttcttttttaatttagggtttaggttttttttttcttcctacaTTGCTTTATTTGGTGTTTTCATTTAGAAACTCAACTTAATATTTCTGATATTAGTTTAAAGTAAGTTGTCTtagaaaatgagaaatgatagtTCCATTgataatatcatttattttggtTTGGAGGTTGGATAGTTCAACTGGTTTGAGCGGTCTCGGGTTCAAACCCAGATGAAGgagtaaaaatattaatctaacaactaatcactaacatttgtcattcaaaaacaaggaatcattttattttgtttgtgtgttgAAGGAATTATAGTTTTGTAGTAGAGTCAGTGGAAGAACAGAAATTGAATGTTGGCACAATGTATTTTTATGCTCAACATGGATTCACTGAAATCAAACAAGGTTTTCTAGTCATATATATGTTGCTTTGagtttcaatttcttttttgtacaagttttcatttttcaaatactGATTTATGCTTTAAATattatctacttttttttttatttttaatggttAGTGATTTCTAGGGCATTATTTGGTGACCTAATATGGGACCAAAGAGAAAAAGGGGAAAGACTAGACGTAACACATTCGAAATTGATGCCAATGGTTGTGGCACTCCAGAGAATACTTTTTCATCCAAAACTTCTACATATGCATTGGATATGCTACTCAATGTTTGTCCATTAT
Proteins encoded in this window:
- the LOC11418571 gene encoding serine/arginine repetitive matrix protein 2 isoform X2, with amino-acid sequence MNENIHQLQNPNETEPAKIILSSGASCFGSTGVGKQNEGPGPSADVDPMKSARSVTKVHSPVNDSIELSESLLGTGSGRLAASLDKDFIRNGTSDHNEATNPNRDSEQPMQIGSPIRLLQDYASDETSDNEDEGCTKDASSVFTVSAGAGPGVPEAHKDCESNLETGIGFRSPSYSQKEIGQLSNTSQNNSKISPCLVQESEETCKRSVSLTGDGCVEPNLENQVSVNLASTVEAFQGKDGLGDTSFDIDSKSGAAEQKREKETTKFEPTVLKVDEFGRHIKEGSTDSGSDESRSHRTRRKNKRDRSRSRSRSRSPLDIRSRRRRRSSPRRRKDKRSHSRSWSPRRRRSRSRSPMLRRSGDVHGENARRDKAQCFDFLRRKCYRGALCRFSHHESDKNATSRRSRNKHDAELYSREKSSRINEEAKNISSKVSDYEHDGVRNQDIDLHQNITGQEVVQSKEDSECRAVLSTTFGIDGQSVNSNPSSEGIREDSPKVQETLEVREKSKTSIQENDSFQNAVNSHQQQLVYDFQPEALTSDDASKPSDGTSKDVIPSEDGSFFQQLQPNVSVDVLEHSGGTISANEVSGSDSLPYKLPSTQLQSAISSFGPCVASEQASLHSQASKELPPQSVSSVGFPPHTCPLPAFVGPHSQGENAVHMPQIPSQYGVMQQNAFFPFQSTARENFEPYPAPLPTPNSHFSVPPNSSWTSLPPPPPPPSQAVYNSSSNLGVVNSFISSEFNQTQLHSRTDYVSQTSMIPGLPTHSQSSKFEHQAYPPMQDNSRAFMRTEPFSPKNLHQGNPAYQPLPNSTSFAGPHHPPKQFSWDSDVNRPQPSYGGRLPPEGHFSTSSHINPLSQQQQSVHNFQYTSSDVNLAGPGGTATVSRYPPDIPDSNHSTSLPNLGASRVSAHHNPYASTFEQPLSSKLSSSFLRQENDINYDNNYGPSRYREGDSAGSRQTASPKPARAVDQNLPGSHVQYDPLFDSIEPSSSSKKFDFEQKQEVTGESNISLRPKSSRKSLDTKEKKHEKVGAVASTSSLNNDEYGETADAEVGAVENESLSNDMDVGNLSPGEDEINQIKSPGKRKKSKDSRSMKLFKVSIANFVKEVLKPSWRQGNMSKVAFKTIVKKTVDKVSGAMKGHRIPKSQEKISQYIDSSQRKLTKLVMGYVDKYVKV
- the LOC11418571 gene encoding serine/arginine repetitive matrix protein 2 isoform X1; the protein is MYNQGNHPSNSGQASVPPPPPTLPPPPPLQSGYQQGLPPPPPPPHFQHFAPPPPPHHVYLHGHGHGPPTTPNTAPSFSIPPPIGHSHQQPSWPPQGQMLHNRHLPPPPPPPFRSPSPDGVYFHSYQMPSVAPPPLPAAPPPILPCPPPPTSITTSTSSQAACTDGLNSSKGVDSVDGFVASCPSDIAPVHNSDANQDGGNCDEVAPVSLRYELLPTSNVMDLQPPPPQTAEETTVSTDSDMEMEDDITLSDKDQGSIYATEVVTRQHDRVDEVFSMNENIHQLQNPNETEPAKIILSSGASCFGSTGVGKQNEGPGPSADVDPMKSARSVTKVHSPVNDSIELSESLLGTGSGRLAASLDKDFIRNGTSDHNEATNPNRDSEQPMQIGSPIRLLQDYASDETSDNEDEGCTKDASSVFTVSAGAGPGVPEAHKDCESNLETGIGFRSPSYSQKEIGQLSNTSQNNSKISPCLVQESEETCKRSVSLTGDGCVEPNLENQVSVNLASTVEAFQGKDGLGDTSFDIDSKSGAAEQKREKETTKFEPTVLKVDEFGRHIKEGSTDSGSDESRSHRTRRKNKRDRSRSRSRSRSPLDIRSRRRRRSSPRRRKDKRSHSRSWSPRRRRSRSRSPMLRRSGDVHGENARRDKAQCFDFLRRKCYRGALCRFSHHESDKNATSRRSRNKHDAELYSREKSSRINEEAKNISSKVSDYEHDGVRNQDIDLHQNITGQEVVQSKEDSECRAVLSTTFGIDGQSVNSNPSSEGIREDSPKVQETLEVREKSKTSIQENDSFQNAVNSHQQQLVYDFQPEALTSDDASKPSDGTSKDVIPSEDGSFFQQLQPNVSVDVLEHSGGTISANEVSGSDSLPYKLPSTQLQSAISSFGPCVASEQASLHSQASKELPPQSVSSVGFPPHTCPLPAFVGPHSQGENAVHMPQIPSQYGVMQQNAFFPFQSTARENFEPYPAPLPTPNSHFSVPPNSSWTSLPPPPPPPSQAVYNSSSNLGVVNSFISSEFNQTQLHSRTDYVSQTSMIPGLPTHSQSSKFEHQAYPPMQDNSRAFMRTEPFSPKNLHQGNPAYQPLPNSTSFAGPHHPPKQFSWDSDVNRPQPSYGGRLPPEGHFSTSSHINPLSQQQQSVHNFQYTSSDVNLAGPGGTATVSRYPPDIPDSNHSTSLPNLGASRVSAHHNPYASTFEQPLSSKLSSSFLRQENDINYDNNYGPSRYREGDSAGSRQTASPKPARAVDQNLPGSHVQYDPLFDSIEPSSSSKKFDFEQKQEVTGESNISLRPKSSRKSLDTKEKKHEKVGAVASTSSLNNDEYGETADAEVGAVENESLSNDMDVGNLSPGEDEINQIKSPGKRKKSKDSRSMKLFKVSIANFVKEVLKPSWRQGNMSKVAFKTIVKKTVDKVSGAMKGHRIPKSQEKISQYIDSSQRKLTKLVMGYVDKYVKV